Proteins encoded within one genomic window of Alosa alosa isolate M-15738 ecotype Scorff River chromosome 24, AALO_Geno_1.1, whole genome shotgun sequence:
- the dok1b gene encoding docking protein 1b yields the protein MDTHVKEGQLYVQHQKFGKKWKKNWFVLYPASQNGIARLEFYDCGGSGSEKPTNTKKLDKKIIRLSECISILPAVTESCPKENMAAFCVETNDKTHVFAAEKHVTTDWVEKMCEIAFQGGSGSLISSDSNGQELQMAENLIYYSREEVNEFWVTVQRTEASERCSLMGSYWLKADGESLILKDPKSKRSLLVWPYKLLRRYGRDRVMFSFEAGRRCESGPGNFTFETKQGNEIFLIVESCIREQKAQAEDRHQSCPSLDPDCPALQQIRIAIAEGNAREPDGDSGGSKPGSADGVFGRREGADGKLLKGRTLPEPPATVAGTPPRSPLHRGSRSDPPSLDDQTNLYSEPADSVRIPPNPVECLYSDPVDSIKCASSPRLRPLGDEGGSRQHPSNKPEPFYSDIYDRVTLDLTQRTAGMSLDRVGRRPAEGGRAEHIYDEPEGRAGTQSTSLPPIPSLYDEARQDAQAWRTRGVDESQGHEVPYNASLDDYSVPAYGKPQPSATARPKAPKPAPKPVKAPRKGPPPLPQGKASANLNNNNSSSGSNGNQNRGGAGVVSKHVELYSKVSKHKPPANTWYSNAIRSPDIIYDNLGDI from the exons AAATGGAAGAAGAATTGGTTTGTGCTCTACCCGGCCAGCCAGAATGGCATCGCCCGTCTGGAGTTCTACGACTGTGGCGGCAGTGGGAGCGAGAAGCCCACCAACACCAAGAAGCTGGACAAGAAGATCATCCGCCTGTCCGAGTGCATCAGCATCCTGCCCGCCGTCACCGAGagctgtcccaaggagaacatgGCCGCCTTCTGTGTGGAGACCAACGACAAGACACACGTCTTTGCCGCCGAGAAGCACGTCACCACCGACTGGGTGGAGAAGATGTGTGAGATCGCTTTtcag GGAGGAAGTGGGTCCCTCATAAGTTCCGACTCCAATGGACAAGAGCTTCAAATGGCTGAGAACCTGATCTACTACTCAAGAGAAGAAG TGAACGAGTTCTGGGTGACGGTGCAGCGGACGGAGGCCTCGGAGCGCTGCAGTCTGATGGGAAGCTACTGGCTGAAGGCTGACGGTGAGAGCCTGATCCTCAAAGACCCCAAGAGCAAGAGGAGCCTGCTGGTGTGGCCCTATAAGCTGCTGCGCCGCTATGGAAGAGACCGG GTGATGTTTTCCTTCGAGGCGGGTCGGCGCTGCGAATCCGGTCCGGGAAACTTCACCTTTGAGACCAAGCAGGGCAACGAGATTTTCCTGATCGTGGAGAGCTGCATCCGCGAGCAGAAAGCTCAGGCCGAGGACCGCCACCAGAGCTGCCCGTCATTGGACCCTGACTGCCCTGCCCTGCAGCAGATCCGCATCGCCATTGCCGAGGGAAACGCCCGCGAACCCGACGGTGACTCTGGCGGCAGCAAGCCTGGCTCGGCCGATGGGGTTTTCGGCCGAAGGGAGGGTGCCGACGGCAAGCTCCTGAAGGGTCGCACCCTGCCAGAACCCCCCGCCACGGTCGCAGGCACTCCGCCTCGCTCCCCCCTGCACCGAGGGTCCAGGAGTGATCCTCCATCTCTGGACGACCAGACCAATCTCTACTCCGAACCAGCCGACTCGGTGCGCATTCCACCCAACCCTGTCGAGTGCCTGTACTCGGACCCAGTGGACAGCATCAAGTGCGCCTCCAGCCCGCGACTCCGACCCCTGGGCGACGAAGGCGGGAGCCGTCAACACCCCTCCAACAAACCCGAGCCCTTCTATTCGGACATTTACGACCGGGTGACCCTCGACCTGACCCAGCGGACTGCCGGCATGTCGCTGGACAGGGTCGGGAGACGGCCGGCCGAGGGCGGCCGGGCCGAACACATCTACGACGAGCCCGAGGGCCGAGCCGGCACCCAGTCCACCTCGTTGCCGCCAATCCCCTCGCTCTACGACGAGGCCCGACAGGACGCGCAGGCCTGGAGGACCCGAGGGGTGGACGAATCGCAGGGCCACGAGGTCCCCTACAACGCCTCGCTAGACGACTACTCAGTTCCGGCCTATGGCAAGCCGCAGCCCTCGGCCACCGCCCGGCCCAAGGCTCCCAAGCCTGCCCCCAAGCCTGTCAAAGCACCGCGGAAAGGGCCTCCACCACTGCCTCAGGGGAAGGCCAGCGCCAAcctgaacaacaacaacagcagcagcggcagtaACGGCAACCAGAATAGAGGGGGTGCAGGCGTGGTGAGCAAACACGTGGAGCTCTACAGCAAGGTGTCCAAGCACAAGCCTCCTGCCAACACTTGGTACTCTAACGCCATTCGCTCCCCAGACATCATCTACGACAACCTGGGGGATATCTGA